A genomic segment from Nicotiana tabacum cultivar K326 chromosome 7, ASM71507v2, whole genome shotgun sequence encodes:
- the LOC107816231 gene encoding ubiquitin-like-specific protease ESD4 isoform X3, translated as MGALTSYRKRGDDFFTLNYKTPVSNVDPHISKKPRLSMNQTTQDHSKTSTVTRLFTKYPSSITPIKREIHAPCRRPSSSRFGGGSHSIMGNFLVRQLYRAKRSAFKTFRYVKKKDKEVVINIDDDDDGDSNVEELGTGVVPKTGLFDGSGQRRKLQSSSVVTVSDDDVNLLKVENAEKMMDSLSLSSSKFDDSSSSASFVPSYKKLLDSAEKRNNSLKSLQFHIEYTEKILETYKLLRPQKKDEQYVKEDVITEPFVQIDKEEEAEVSHALSNYSSRRKVLVTHENSNIDITGEILQCLRPGAWLNDEVINVYLELLKEREKREPQKFLRCHFFNTFFYKKLISGKGGYNYQSVKRWTSQRKLGYSLFECDKIFVPIHQEVHWCLAVINKKDEKFQYLDSLGGRDNQVLRVLTRYFIDEVKDKNGKDIDVSSWKQEFVEDLPEQENWFDCGMFMIKYADFYSRDIGLRFSQEHMPYFRLRTAKEILRLKAE; from the exons ATGGGGGCTTTAACGAGTTATCGAAAACGGGGTGACGATTTTTTCACCTTGAATTACAAAACTCCAGTTTCAAACGTTGACCCTCACATTTCCAAAAAACCCAGGCTTTCTATGAACCAAACAACACAAGATCACAGCAAAACATCAACAGTCACAAGGCTTTTCACCAAATACCCATCTTCCATCACTCCCATTAAAAGAGAAATTCATGCTCCTTGTAGAAGACCATCTTCTTCGAGATTTGGAGGTGGGTCCCACTCAATAATGGGGAATTTCCTAGTTCGGCAGTTATATAGAGCTAAAAGAAGCGCTTTTAAAACCTTCAGGTAcgtgaagaaaaaagataaagaagTGGTCATAAacattgatgatgatgatgatggggatTCGAATGTTGAGGAATTGGGAACTGGGGTTGTTCCAAAAACGGGTCTTTTTGACGGGTCGGGTCAGAGACGGAAG CTTCAGAGTTCTTCAGTTGTAACAGTGTCCGATGACGATGTGAATTTGTTGAAGGTGGAGAATGCAGAAAAGATGATGGATTCGTTATCTTTGAGTAGTAGCAAGTTTGATGATTCATCTTCATCAGCATCCTTTGTTCCTTCGTATAAGAAATTGTTGGATTCAGCTGAGAAAAGAAATAATAGTTTAAAGAGCCTGCAGTTTCACATTGAGTATACTGAGAAAATTCTTGAAACATATAAGTTGTTGAGGCCTCAAAAGAAAGATGAACAATATGTTAAGGAG GATGTGATTACAGAACCCTTTGTGCAAATTGATAAGGAGGAAGAGGCTGAAGTTTCTCATGCTTTATCTAATTATAGCAGCAG GAGGAAGGTTTTGGTAACCCATGAAAACTCCAATATAGATATTACTGGAGAGATATTGCAGTGTTTGAGACCTGGGGCATGGTTGAATGATGAG GTGATTAATGTGTATCTTGAGTtgttaaaagagagagagaaaagggagCCCCAAAAGTTCTTGAGATGTCATTTCTTTAACACATTCTTTTACAAGAAG TTAATCAGTGGCAAGGGAGGCTATAACTATCAATCTGTGAAAAGATGGACATCCCAAAGGAAGCTGGGGTACAGCCTCTTTGAATGTGATAAA ATTTTTGTTCCTATCCACCAAGAAGTACATTGGTGTTTAGCTGTCATCAACAAGAAGGATGAAAAGTTCCAGTATCTTGATTCACTTGGAGGAAGAGATAATCAAGTACTGAGAGTGCTG ACTAGGTACTTTATTGACGAGGTGAAGGACAAGAATGGGAAAGATATTGATGTTAGCTCGTGGAAGCAAGAATTTGTTGAGGACCTCCCAGAGCAAGAGAATTG GTTTGATTGTGGTATGTTCATGATCAAATATGCTGATTTCTACAGCAGAGATATAGGACTCCGTTTTAGTCAG GAACATATGCCGTATTTTAGGTTAAGGACTGCCAAGGAGATCTTAAGGTTGAAAGCAGAGTAA
- the LOC107816231 gene encoding ubiquitin-like-specific protease ESD4 isoform X1 yields MGALTSYRKRGDDFFTLNYKTPVSNVDPHISKKPRLSMNQTTQDHSKTSTVTRLFTKYPSSITPIKREIHAPCRRPSSSRFGGGSHSIMGNFLVRQLYRAKRSAFKTFRYVKKKDKEVVINIDDDDDGDSNVEELGTGVVPKTGLFDGSGQRRKVSNAKTGLSNGSGGRWKESDDIIEILDNSDDGVVTDVQLQSSSVVTVSDDDVNLLKVENAEKMMDSLSLSSSKFDDSSSSASFVPSYKKLLDSAEKRNNSLKSLQFHIEYTEKILETYKLLRPQKKDEQYVKEDVITEPFVQIDKEEEAEVSHALSNYSSRRKVLVTHENSNIDITGEILQCLRPGAWLNDEVINVYLELLKEREKREPQKFLRCHFFNTFFYKKLISGKGGYNYQSVKRWTSQRKLGYSLFECDKIFVPIHQEVHWCLAVINKKDEKFQYLDSLGGRDNQVLRVLTRYFIDEVKDKNGKDIDVSSWKQEFVEDLPEQENWFDCGMFMIKYADFYSRDIGLRFSQEHMPYFRLRTAKEILRLKAE; encoded by the exons ATGGGGGCTTTAACGAGTTATCGAAAACGGGGTGACGATTTTTTCACCTTGAATTACAAAACTCCAGTTTCAAACGTTGACCCTCACATTTCCAAAAAACCCAGGCTTTCTATGAACCAAACAACACAAGATCACAGCAAAACATCAACAGTCACAAGGCTTTTCACCAAATACCCATCTTCCATCACTCCCATTAAAAGAGAAATTCATGCTCCTTGTAGAAGACCATCTTCTTCGAGATTTGGAGGTGGGTCCCACTCAATAATGGGGAATTTCCTAGTTCGGCAGTTATATAGAGCTAAAAGAAGCGCTTTTAAAACCTTCAGGTAcgtgaagaaaaaagataaagaagTGGTCATAAacattgatgatgatgatgatggggatTCGAATGTTGAGGAATTGGGAACTGGGGTTGTTCCAAAAACGGGTCTTTTTGACGGGTCGGGTCAGAGACGGAAGGTGAGTAATGCCAAAACGGGTCTTTCTAACGGGTCAGGTGGGAGATGGAAGGAGAGTGATGATATTATTGAAATATTGGATAATTCTGATGATGGTGTTGTTACGGATGTGCAGCTTCAGAGTTCTTCAGTTGTAACAGTGTCCGATGACGATGTGAATTTGTTGAAGGTGGAGAATGCAGAAAAGATGATGGATTCGTTATCTTTGAGTAGTAGCAAGTTTGATGATTCATCTTCATCAGCATCCTTTGTTCCTTCGTATAAGAAATTGTTGGATTCAGCTGAGAAAAGAAATAATAGTTTAAAGAGCCTGCAGTTTCACATTGAGTATACTGAGAAAATTCTTGAAACATATAAGTTGTTGAGGCCTCAAAAGAAAGATGAACAATATGTTAAGGAG GATGTGATTACAGAACCCTTTGTGCAAATTGATAAGGAGGAAGAGGCTGAAGTTTCTCATGCTTTATCTAATTATAGCAGCAG GAGGAAGGTTTTGGTAACCCATGAAAACTCCAATATAGATATTACTGGAGAGATATTGCAGTGTTTGAGACCTGGGGCATGGTTGAATGATGAG GTGATTAATGTGTATCTTGAGTtgttaaaagagagagagaaaagggagCCCCAAAAGTTCTTGAGATGTCATTTCTTTAACACATTCTTTTACAAGAAG TTAATCAGTGGCAAGGGAGGCTATAACTATCAATCTGTGAAAAGATGGACATCCCAAAGGAAGCTGGGGTACAGCCTCTTTGAATGTGATAAA ATTTTTGTTCCTATCCACCAAGAAGTACATTGGTGTTTAGCTGTCATCAACAAGAAGGATGAAAAGTTCCAGTATCTTGATTCACTTGGAGGAAGAGATAATCAAGTACTGAGAGTGCTG ACTAGGTACTTTATTGACGAGGTGAAGGACAAGAATGGGAAAGATATTGATGTTAGCTCGTGGAAGCAAGAATTTGTTGAGGACCTCCCAGAGCAAGAGAATTG GTTTGATTGTGGTATGTTCATGATCAAATATGCTGATTTCTACAGCAGAGATATAGGACTCCGTTTTAGTCAG GAACATATGCCGTATTTTAGGTTAAGGACTGCCAAGGAGATCTTAAGGTTGAAAGCAGAGTAA
- the LOC107816231 gene encoding ubiquitin-like-specific protease ESD4 isoform X2 — translation MGALTSYRKRGDDFFTLNYKTPVSNVDPHISKKPRLSMNQTTQDHSKTSTVTRLFTKYPSSITPIKREIHAPCRRPSSSRFGGGSHSIMGNFLVRQLYRAKRSAFKTFRYVKKKDKEVVINIDDDDDGDSNVEELGTGVVPKTGLFDGSGQRRKVSNAKTGLSNGSGGRWKESDDIIEILDNSDDGVVTDVQLQSSSVVTVSDDDVNLLKVENAEKMMDSLSLSSSKFDDSSSSASFVPSYKKLLDSAEKRNNSLKSLQFHIEYTEKILETYKLLRPQKKDEQYVKEDVITEPFVQIDKEEEAEVSHALSNYSSRRKVLVTHENSNIDITGEILQCLRPGAWLNDEVINVYLELLKEREKREPQKFLRCHFFNTFFYKKLISGKGGYNYQSVKRWTSQRKLGYSLFECDKIFVPIHQEVHWCLAVINKKDEKFQYLDSLGGRDNQVLRVLTRYFIDEVKDKNGKDIDVSSWKQEFVEDLPEQENWNICRILG, via the exons ATGGGGGCTTTAACGAGTTATCGAAAACGGGGTGACGATTTTTTCACCTTGAATTACAAAACTCCAGTTTCAAACGTTGACCCTCACATTTCCAAAAAACCCAGGCTTTCTATGAACCAAACAACACAAGATCACAGCAAAACATCAACAGTCACAAGGCTTTTCACCAAATACCCATCTTCCATCACTCCCATTAAAAGAGAAATTCATGCTCCTTGTAGAAGACCATCTTCTTCGAGATTTGGAGGTGGGTCCCACTCAATAATGGGGAATTTCCTAGTTCGGCAGTTATATAGAGCTAAAAGAAGCGCTTTTAAAACCTTCAGGTAcgtgaagaaaaaagataaagaagTGGTCATAAacattgatgatgatgatgatggggatTCGAATGTTGAGGAATTGGGAACTGGGGTTGTTCCAAAAACGGGTCTTTTTGACGGGTCGGGTCAGAGACGGAAGGTGAGTAATGCCAAAACGGGTCTTTCTAACGGGTCAGGTGGGAGATGGAAGGAGAGTGATGATATTATTGAAATATTGGATAATTCTGATGATGGTGTTGTTACGGATGTGCAGCTTCAGAGTTCTTCAGTTGTAACAGTGTCCGATGACGATGTGAATTTGTTGAAGGTGGAGAATGCAGAAAAGATGATGGATTCGTTATCTTTGAGTAGTAGCAAGTTTGATGATTCATCTTCATCAGCATCCTTTGTTCCTTCGTATAAGAAATTGTTGGATTCAGCTGAGAAAAGAAATAATAGTTTAAAGAGCCTGCAGTTTCACATTGAGTATACTGAGAAAATTCTTGAAACATATAAGTTGTTGAGGCCTCAAAAGAAAGATGAACAATATGTTAAGGAG GATGTGATTACAGAACCCTTTGTGCAAATTGATAAGGAGGAAGAGGCTGAAGTTTCTCATGCTTTATCTAATTATAGCAGCAG GAGGAAGGTTTTGGTAACCCATGAAAACTCCAATATAGATATTACTGGAGAGATATTGCAGTGTTTGAGACCTGGGGCATGGTTGAATGATGAG GTGATTAATGTGTATCTTGAGTtgttaaaagagagagagaaaagggagCCCCAAAAGTTCTTGAGATGTCATTTCTTTAACACATTCTTTTACAAGAAG TTAATCAGTGGCAAGGGAGGCTATAACTATCAATCTGTGAAAAGATGGACATCCCAAAGGAAGCTGGGGTACAGCCTCTTTGAATGTGATAAA ATTTTTGTTCCTATCCACCAAGAAGTACATTGGTGTTTAGCTGTCATCAACAAGAAGGATGAAAAGTTCCAGTATCTTGATTCACTTGGAGGAAGAGATAATCAAGTACTGAGAGTGCTG ACTAGGTACTTTATTGACGAGGTGAAGGACAAGAATGGGAAAGATATTGATGTTAGCTCGTGGAAGCAAGAATTTGTTGAGGACCTCCCAGAGCAAGAGAATTG GAACATATGCCGTATTTTAGGTTAA